The Gopherus flavomarginatus isolate rGopFla2 chromosome 18, rGopFla2.mat.asm, whole genome shotgun sequence genome segment TatgatgcggccacctctggggtcaGGCCTGGCGGCTGATTGCAAGGAACGAATGACAGACATgccgcagcacagtgcccccatTGCCAcggccagcactgactgctggACAGTGTCCCCTCTTGAGCCCCACGGCGCCCCGCAGCGCCCGGCCCTGACTtgcaggggagagcgccccctgccgagcccgCGGACCCCACGGTGCCCGCctgatcctggctgccagggaagcCAGTTGCTTTACCCCAGCTGCGATCCCAGGTCCGTCCCTGTGGCCAATGATGACGATGATGGAGGTGATGAGGAAGAGCAGAGCACCAATGAGACTGCGGACGAAATCCTGGGGAAGGAAGAAACAGAAGGtaagaagcagagagaggcatCGACCTGTCTTTGGTACGATGCACTCGACCTACAGTAACGAAGTTTTTGCCACAGGAATGTGCTGGCACATTAATAATGACATGGGATTGTCAGTGTAACAAAGCTTCCTGCATAGAAATGTCTTGCATTTTTATGGAGTTTTCCATGGGAATTTCTATGCgtaagataaattcattaactcGTTTGCACAGAAATTTCCTGGCAGATGAATAACTTGGCCCAGAATTTCTTTGCATTTTAACAAATTTGCCATGGAAAATCCTTGTATATTAAGAAATTAACCAGGGTTTCTTGGGGGAATTTTCTCAGTATATTAACCCCtttaattgactttttttttttttacattggcaTTCCTGGGTATGTTTGGTTTTAGCGTAATATTTTTCCCCGTGGCAATTTCTTAGTTTATTTATTCTAAATTACCAGTTTGTGTGCGCAGCAATATCTTTGTGTGGTCTCACATCCACCTTTTAGGATCTGATTGCATGTTAACTGTTTTCTTGCTAATTCACCAAGTTCTTTTGCACAGTGAGGTCCGTGCATTTTAACAAAGTTTTTTGCACATCTATTTCCATGGGTTTTAACTAAGTTTTTTGCATGGGAATGTCTTTGCATTTTAACATAGGTTTTTGGGCCGTTCTTGTCTTGcatgttaataaaataaaacaaatttgttaggggattccccctcccccctttttaagGGTTATTCAGAACAGCAAATTGTACAGAAGATTCCAGCTGTCCTGGCAGGTGGTATGTTATAGCTTCCCCCAATGGCACGAATGGAATAAAACTCCTTACGCTCCAGCCCCAGTGCACAAAAGCCAGCTGCTTGTTTAATCCTAGCATATAGATGATGAAGAAGACGATTGAAAACACCATTTCGAAGATGGCCACACCCGTGTAACCAGGGGTCCGAGAAGCACCATAACAGATCAGGATAACAATACAGAGGCCCTGTGTGGGGTGGAAATGGACAATAGTTAGGAAAAATTGTTCGACCAGGGCTAAGATGCAGctatctctggggtggggcacctggGGAACAGCCGCACATAACACCACAGAAGAATGGCTCGTCTGGTGTTCAGAGGCAGCTgcctcgggggcagggcagctggggaccagacatacacctttgggacaggaagtgaaagaGAATCTTGTTTCCAGTGGCAGCTGCAGGGGGATGAAAGGAAACAGAATGGGAGTGTCCCTAAACTGGGATATGGCCCAGACACTGGGGTTCCCATCCTGAACATAAGGCAGAAGGGATAAAGCGGGTAATGAGCAGAGGAGGTTGGAATCTCATGTTTTAGATATTTAAATAAGTACAgggccccccagcacccagctctTCCTGCCAAGGAACAGTGTCCCCTGCCCAGGCCCCCGCCTTGCTCCCCGCAGCATggcaccccccagcacccagcttTTCCTGCCAAGGaacagtgccccctgcccag includes the following:
- the PLP2 gene encoding proteolipid protein 2, which encodes MDSSSGTPGCMGQCTSFLRSHKGTVLALEIGLCIVILICYGASRTPGYTGVAIFEMVFSIVFFIIYMLGLNKQLAFVHWGWSDFVRSLIGALLFLITSIIVIIGHRDGPGIAAGVFGLLAGILFAYDAYITFPTLRKTHTAAPTESPEGV